The sequence below is a genomic window from Pleurocapsa sp. PCC 7327.
ATGATGCAAGGCTTGACAAATAAGCATCCGATCGAATGGGTCGCGATGTAGTGGTGGTAGCTTGGCAAGTTGAGCAACGCTACCTTCATCTAAATTGAGGCTGGTAATTTGATGGAGATCGCGCTGTTTTGGCAGATATGTTTCGGCAGACTCTGGTAGAGGTAGCTTGCCCAAGTGATACTTGACGATGGACTCCCACACCGAGACAACACTCAGATATACCTCGTTGTCTAGATCGCGAATAGCATCTCGCACATCTATTGATAACCTATTGTCGCCACTGATGAACCACAAGAAAATGTGAGTGTCCAGCAAGATTTTCATTAACTCTCAAACGCACTCAGAATATCTTCCGGTAAAGGAGTATCAAAATCATTGGGTACTGTAAACTCTCCGGCACACAAGCCGAATGGTCGCAACTTTTTGGGAAGAGGGGTTGATGTAATTGGTTTCAGCTCAGCAATGGGTTTGTCAGCTTGTACGATGATAAAGCTCTCACCTGCCTCAACTCGATGCAGATACTTTAAGGGATTGCGCTGGATTTCATCGACAGAGATTTTCAGCATCATCAAAATTGTCTGGGCGGATAGTTTCAATTGTAGACTTGGAAAGTAAGGTACAGCCGAGTCGATCTTGGGATAATTCATCTTGCGCGAAGGCGATCTAGTAAAATTTTTCCCATCGGAGAACCGACGAGAATCGATCGCTTTCGGTCAAATAAAATCGAACCGACTTGCACTTCTTTTTCGGCTTGCTTGCGAATATAGTCTTGAGAACGGCGATCGATAGTTTGCGCGATCGCGCCGTACACTTGCTCAACCCAATTGCTTCCCTCTCGTTCGTCTAACTCCCGCAGCAGTTTCAAAGCGGCTTCTGCGGTAGAACTTGTAAATATTTGTTGCAAAATTGGTGTGGGCAATCCAATTTGAGCGCAATGAGCCGTCAAAATTTCCAAGCGTCCGTCTGCCAAGTGGTGATGCGTGTGGAAAATTCCGCCTGCTAATTTAATCAGTTTGCCGTGGTAGCCAAATAGCAAAATCGATCGAACTTGTTGCATAGCTGCGGCAACTAACATAGATCCCAACCAATTAGCGGTTTTAATTAATTGTTCTGGGTTAATTCCCATTTGCTGGGCTAAATCTAGTCCATTTTCTCCTACACAAAAAACCAAACGATCGCATTGTTTTGCTTTAATTGTTAATTCTTCCTGAAAGGCTTCCAACTGACTCGGTGCGCTCAACGGTTGAGAAATTCCTGTCGTTCCCAGTAAAGACAGCCCTTCAACTACGCCGAAAGCCTCATTGGAGGTTCGTTCTGCTAGCCTGCGTCCCTCCGGTAAAACAATCGTTACGAGAATTTTCTCTTCTGGTTTGAGGAGTCTTTGCAGATTCTCTCGTAACAGCCGTTGGGCGTAACTATAAATTGCCGCTTTCCCTTTGTTATCGATTTGTTTGCCAACTCCTTCGCCGCCTTGAATGATAATCTGTTCTGGACGCGATCGCTGCACCTCTATTTCTACCAATGCCCAAACTGGAGTATTGCGAGTTAAATCTAAATTATCCCCTGGATCGCTGCGAGTAATTGCCAGAGCAGTATTTTCGCCAATACGAGCGACTTGTTCGATGGAAATTTCAACAATTTGGGCGGGTTCGATTAAATCCAGCGAAACTGTATCTCCAATCTCGTCTCGATGCAAATAGCGCAACGCCGCGATCGCAGATGCACAAGCAAACACGGGTAAAGTATATCCAGAACGAGGGGTAGACATTGTGAAATTGAATTTGTAGATAACTTATCTTTCCAATAACACAGAATCATCCCCAAGGTAAAATAGCTGTGTCACAATTGAGGTATTGTATATATCTATTTCTCCAACTATAGAACAAGCCTTAAAAGCAATAGAATTTTGTCAGATTCGCTCCGAGTTTCCTAGGAGATTCGAGCGGATAGCTTTAACAATCGGACAGGCTAAATTTAGCCGCTTAAAAATACAATTTACAATAAATTATTTAAGTTGAGTAGACTATAAAAAGCCTCACAGAACAACTTCTATTGATTTTGTCATTGTCTATAGGAGATTCCATGGAAGCACAAACCAATGAAATCAAGCAGATTGCCGCTCAGTTACTAGCAGGAATGTTAGCTAATCCACACATTTATGCCAGGGTTAGTGATGAGGGAAGCAATGGACAACAAGAGCAAGCCTTAATGTTAATGGCAATTGAGATGGCGGAAAGCTTGATTAAAAGAATTGAAAAACAATAAGGCGATAAAAAACAATGAAAACGTGCTTTAAGATTAAAACCCGATCGCGATTAAAAACAATCTTTAAAGTAGGGTTTATTTATGTTAACAGCCGTCGGCAATCTTAAAGAAGCACAAATTAGATTAGCCGAGATCGCTTCGAAAGTCGTGTCAAATTTGCGGCAGGACGGCAATAATTGCTAATTCTGGAAATAATCGCGTTTGATTGATTCTAGTTTCTTCAAATGGGGTTTGGGATTTTATCTCACGCAGAGGCGCTCCAGACGCAGAGAAGGAGAGGAGATGGTTCGACTCAGATCGACTAACGCAGAGATAGCGGAAGAAATTCGAGTACGGGGAACAGTTCAGGGGGTAGGGTTTCGTCCTACCGTATATCGTCTGGCTAAAGATTGTCGGTTACGGGGAGAAGTTGGCAATGATGGCGAAGGGGTATGGATTTATGTGGCGGGCAAGCGGGACGCGATCGATACTTTTGTAGAAAGATTGCGTGTCGAATGTCCTCCTCTAGCAAAAATTGAAGCCATTATTCGCCGTCCTTATGAGGGCGATCGCACTTTTACCGATTTTACTATTGCTGAGAGTAGCAGTACTTCTATCCGCACCGAAATCGCTGCCGATGCTGCCACTTGCCCCGCTTGTCGCGCTGAAATTTTTGACCCTTTCAGTCGCTGGTATCGTTATCCCTTTACCAACTGCACCCACTGCGGTCCTCGTCTGAGCATTATTAAACGCCTGCCTTACGATCGCAGCAATACTAGCATGGCGGAGTTTAAGATGTGTCCCGATTGTATCAGAAATTATGAAGATCCGAGCGATCGCAGATTTCACGCCCAACCAACTGCCTGTCCGGTATGCGGACCTAAAGCATGGCTGGAACGTTTCGATGGGAAGCCAATCACCGCTCATATGTTCTCGATGCTAGATGACGTGGATGTTGTCTGTACGCTTATTCAACAGGGACAGATCGTTGCTATCAAGGGATTGGGAGGCTTCCATCTCGCCTGCGATGCCACTAATGAAGCAGTCGTGCAAAAGCTACGTTACTCGAAGCGTCGTCCCGACAAACCACTGGCTTTAATGGCGAGAGATATTAATATTATCGAGAAATATTGCCTCGTAAGTGCGGCAGAAAGAGAACTTCTTGAAAGTCCCGCCGCCCCGATTGTTCTCTTACAAAGGAGAGAACGAGATAATCAAAGCGATGAATCTAAAATCCAAAATCTCATCGCCCCTTCTGTCGCGCCCGGTCAAAATTACTTGGGCTTTATGCTTCCTTACACTCCCTTACACCATTTGGCACTGAAGCGACTAGAAATTCCTATCGTCCTCACTAGCGGTAACTTATCCGACGAACCCCAATGCATCGACAACGAAGATGCCCGCAAGAAGTTAGCAGGAATTGCAGATTACTTTCTATTCCACAATCGAGATATTGTAAATCGCGTCGATGATTCAGTCGTTTGCATTATCGGTATTAGAAACTCAAAAACACTAAATTTCTTGCCAAAACCTCTCACCCGCCAAGAAATTAATTTCTTGGCTAATAAACAAAATTCTCTTAAGAGGACTTGTGCGGTTAGCTTGGGAATTGATTCTCAATCAGAAGTTGGGATTCAGGCAAGAAATCGATTCCAAATCCTTCGCCGCGCCCGTGGTTATGCGCCTGCACCCATCAATTTACCAGAAGGATTCAAAGACATTCCACCCATTCTAGCAATGGGCAGTCAACTGAAGAATACATTCTGTCTGCTACGAGATGGACAAGCTATTCTTTCTCAACACATTGGCGATTTAGAAAATGCCGCTGCTTCTGAAGCTTATAAAAAAACACTCGATCTCTATTTGAGTTTACTAGAGCATCAGCCAAAAGCGATCGCGATCGACCTCCATCCCGAATACCTTTCTACCAAACTCGGCAAAGAATTAGCTGCTGCCAACTCTCTGAAACTGTATGCCATCCAACACCATCACGCCCACGTTGCCGCTTGCATGGCAGAAAATCATCTACCCATCGATGCGCCGCCCGTGTTAGGCATTGCCTTAGATGGGTTGGGTTACGGAGAAGACGGTACGTTATGGGGAGGAGAATTCCTTTTAGCCGACTACCAAGGCTATAAAAGGCTAGGGACTTTCAAACCCGTGGCGATGCTTGGAGGAGAACAGGCAATCTATCAGCCATGGCGCAATACTTATGCTCATTTGAAAGCTGCGTTTGGGGCAGAATTACCGCCAGAAAATTTAGAACTTCTGACCTTCCTCAAACAAAAGCCCCTAACTCTCCTCGACCAAATGATGGAAAAAGGCATCAACTCGCCCCTCGCGTCTTCGGGCGGGCGCTTGTTTGATGCGGTAGCGGCGGCAATAGGAATATGTCGAGAGTCTTGTAGCTATGAAGGACAAGGCGCGATCGCACTCGAAGCCATAGCCGAATCTTGTATATTAACTCACTCTGAAGAAATCGAGGGTTATCCCTTTACTATCGCTAATCTAGAAGGTAGGGGACGATCGCCTCTTCCCTACCTGGAACCTCGTCCGATGTGGCAAGCACTTTTGGAAGACTTAAAGCAAGACACCCCTCAAGAGGTTATGGCTGCCAAGTTTCATCAAGGACTCGCTAACGCGATCGCGTCTATGGTCGATCGCATTCGTTACGGGGAAGAGAAGATTAATCGAGTCGCCCTGACTGGCGGCGTATTTCAGAATCGACTGCTGTTAGTCGAACTATGCGATCGCTTGCAAGCAATGGGAATCCAAGTTCTGACGCACGGCAAAGTGCCGTCCAACGATGGCGGATTGTCTCTCGGTCAAGTCGCGATCGCAGCCGCCCGATTCTTTTAAAACTCAAAAGAAAATAGGGCAAGAAAATTATTAATCTAAAATCTAAAATCCAAAATCGTATGTGTTTAGGAATTCCCGGTCAAATTGTTGAAATTACCGATGCTACCCATAAATTAGCCCTGGTCGATATTGGGGGAGTCAAACGACAAGTTAACATTGCCTGCATTGTCGATGACGAGCATCCCATCGAATCCTACATCGGCGATTGGGTGCAAGTTCATGTCGGTTTTGCCTTGAGTCGCCTTGACGAACAAGAAGCAGCCGAAACATTAGAAATGTTAGCAGAAATGGCAGCAGCGATCGAATAGCGATCGCTAGGGGCGGGTTTAATTATCAAGGCGATAATCTTGTTGCAGAGGAATCGAACCGAACCCGCCCGTACAGTTATTAAAGAATTTTGTAGGTGTATTGGAGTAGATAAATTAATCGCAAACAATTAACAACTAACCACTAACTACTAACTAATACCGGAGTCTTTCAAAATGCAAACCACCGAACAGCAATTTTCCTGGTACGACATTCCAGAGGATATTAAAAACCTGTTAGTTTTAGCCTCCGAAAACTGGGAAAATACAGCCGAATCACAAAAATATGTGAACGAAGCATTGGCAAAAGCTGAAGATAATTTAGACGTTTTGGTAGGTGCGTATCGATTCTTTTTCTACAAAAATAATTCAGAAATGGCAATAAAAATTGCCGAAAAAGTTAGTAAGAAACTCAAGCAAGAGAATAACTTACCAGATGAATGGGAGAAACTTCAACCAATTTTAGCAGAACGAAAAAATGAGTCGCCAATTAGAATGTATTTAAATGCTTATGCTGCTCAAGGATTTCTGCTAGCTAGATTGGGAAAAATAGAGGAGGCAAAAGAAATTACCGAACGAGTGAAAGAAATTGATGAGAAGAGAGAATCCTGCGCGACGACTGTTTTTGAAGTCTTAACGCAACCTCCAGAAGAAGATGAGTAGTAATTGTAGTAATTGTAGGGTGGGCATTGCCCACCTAACTGCCAAAATGATGCGATCGCAAAAAGCAAAAGAAATGACAGATAAAATTAAATTATCGGGTTGATGGAAAATTAAGAGTATCGATTAATAAACATGTATTAATTAATTGAAAGTTGAATTATTTGTGAGGGCTTAAATGACTGATATTCTTAAAGAAATTTTAAATATTTTAAAAGAAAATGAGAATATTCGGTCGATTATTTCTGCTTTGTTACTCATTTTTGTATTTAGATTAAAAGATATTTATGAATTTGTCGATTGTCTTTTAAATAGAAAGGTGACAAGATTAGAAAATCTCCTTAAAGGAGATCTCGATCGAGAGACGAGAGAAGCAGTACAAGAAGAGCTATATTCAAAATACTTTCAACAAACCACAGGAATTAAGGCTGAAAAGCATCTCAGAGAAAAAATAACTAAACTAGTTGAATCAGCAAATGGAAGGATAACATATTCAGATATTAATCATGTTTTTAAACATGACTTTTTATTCTGCGACCATAATGGAGAATTAAGAATCAGAAAAATTAACCGACAAGATAGAATCTCCTATCGATTTTGGAGGATTATATCACTCTCATTTTGGGTTTTAGGGTTATTGTTAATTTTGCTTACAATTTTATTTAAAATTGACGACCCAAGCAAGATAAAAATAGGAATACTTTTGACTTTTTCCCAAGCAGAAATACGAATGAGTTCAGTCTGAAATCTGTGTTAATACTGCATGGAATATCTTGGTGTATATTAGCTTATGTTATGCGCTCACAAACATTTGTTATAAAAATTGTTGACAAAGTAAAGAGTGAGCTCGAGCGGCAATCAGTTGAGAAAAAACGCCCTAAGTCTAAAAGTATTATTAATTTATTTACAAATCTTCTTTCACCAAATAATCCTTTTAAAAGGAAGAAAAAACAATGAAATACGTAACTGAATTTAGAGATCCGCAAAAAGCTAAAGCTTTATTAGAAGAAATAAAACGACTCAGCGAACTGTTAGAAAAAACGCCAGAAGAACCGTTGAAGCTGATGGAAATCTGCGGCGGTCATACTCATTCCATTTTTAAATACGGCATTGAAGAAGCCTTGCCCGCCAGCATAGAACTAATTCACGGTCCCGGCTGTCCGGTGTGCGTAATGCCGAGGGGACGATTAGATGCTGCGATCGCGCTTGCCGAACATCCTAACGTAATCTTTACTACCTTTGGCGATGCCATGCGGGTTCCCGGTTCCAAAAAGAGTTTGCTGCAAGCAAAAGCAGAAGGTGCAGATATTCGCACGATCTACTCTCCCCTAGATGCCTTGCCCATTGCCAAGGATAACCCAGATAAGGAGGTCGTTTTTTTCGGGATTGGCTTTGAAACCACTGCCCCCAGCACCGCTTTAACCGTCCTACAAGCAGAAGCAGAAGGCATTCATAATTTTAGCCTCTTTTGCAATCACGTCCTCGTCGTTCCCGCCCTAGAAGCCCTCCTGGTCAATCCCGACCTCAAACTTGATGGCTTTATTGGTCCCGGTCATGTCAGTACGATTATCGGAATAGAACCCTATCAAATTATTGCCGAGAAATACCACAAACCTCTAGTCATTTCTGGATTTGAACCCCTCGACATCCTACAATCGATTTGGATGCTTCTCAAGCAAATTATCGAAGGTCGCTGCGAAGTAGAAAACCAATATACTCGCCTCGTTAAAGAAGGCGGCAACAGCATCGCCCTAGAAACCATGGGCAAAGTCTTTGAAGTGCGAGACAAGTTTGAATGGCGGGGACTGGGAGAGATTACAGAATCAGGATTGAAAATCAAGGAAGAATATGCATATTTTGATGCAGAAGTCAAGTTTTGCGTTCCCAATCTTAAAGTTGCCGATTCGGCTGCCTGTCAGTGTGGGGAAATCCTCAAAGGAGTTTTGAAACCTTGGGAATGTAAAGTTTTTGGCACGGCTTGCACTCCCGAAACGCCTATAGGAACTTGTATGGTGTCCTCGGAAGGCGCTTGTGCCGCCTATTACAAATACGGTCGCCTTTCTACGCTTGCTAAAGCAGCTAAACCCAACAAAGTATCTGCCTAAAATCCTTTTGAATACAACAAAATAAATAAGGAGGAAATTACGTGCCATTCGTTACTATTCAAATTGCCAAAGGTCACTCCGTCGAACTCAAACGGAAACTCGCCCAAGCGGTTACTGACACTCTCGTTTCTACATTGGGAACGAAACCAGAATGGGTAACAATTCATATCGACGAATTCGATCCCGAAAACTGGGCAGTTGGCGGCGAATTACATATCGATCGACATTCTGACAAACACGCTCAGAAAAAGAGTTAAATGTTTTGGTATGACGGAGAGTTAATTGAAGGTGACTCGTTATCGATTGGAATCGACGATCCCGGATTGCTTTATGGGGCGACAGTATTTACCACGCTGCGCGTTTACGATCGCTCGCTAGATCGTCCCCTGACGCATTGGCAATTGCACTGCGATCGCCTGCGCCATAGCATCCAAGCGTTTGAGTGGCAGTCGCCCGACTGGAGACGGCTGCGACAGGGAGTAGAAATCTTACTTGCGTATTATCCCGTTCTGAGAATCGCAATTTTTGCCGATGGACGAGAATGGATTATCGGGCAATCGCTACCTGTAGATTTAAAAGAACGTCAGCAACAAGGAATTGTCGGATGGGTAGCCGATGAATCGCTATATAGACGCTCTCTAGCCGCTTATAAAACGGGTAATTATTTAAGTGCGTGGCTTGCCCGACAAAAAGCGCAAAAATTAGGAGCAAAGGAGGCTATTTTGCTCGATGAAGCAGGCAATTGGCTAGAAACCAGTACCGGAAATCTTTGGGGATGGAAAGAAGAATGTTGGTGGACTCCGGCTCTAGAGGAAAAGCTTTTACCGGGGATCGCACGATCGCAGTTAATCGAGTGGTTGCAATCTCAAAATATACCCGTCAAACAAAATCGATGGACTCCAGAATTTGTCAGAGACTTGGAAGCGATCGCTTATAGTAATAGCGTCATGGAAATTATTCCCTTTTCACTCATTATTCATCCCTTGGGAAAACAGTTTCTCAATTGCAATCTCTTGGCATTAGAACATTTACGGAGTTATTTTTTAACCTAATATTAAATTAGGCTTAACTTATTTAAAAAGCAGACATAATTTCTCTTAAAATTTACAGATTTAGATTAATTTTTAATTAATCTAAAATTTATTTTTTTAAAATATCTACTTTTTTTAGGTATTCAATTTATCTCAATAATCGTTAAGAATTTCTCTCTCTTGGAAGAAGGAAAAAACAAGAATTATTGTTAGCATTAAAGCGTGGCAAGCGAGATATTGGAGTTAGCTTGATGTTACTTCACATCGGTTTAATTATAGGAATAGGAATAACCTTAGTTGTTGGTAGCTTTAGCGCCAGTGCGGAACCTCTTAACGAGCCAAAACCTTTACCACCAGTAGATGCGTCATCTAGCAGCTCTCTCGATACCATAGAAGTTGGCAATCGCAACAGGGAAAGTTTCTTTCCTGCGAACCCGCAAGGAACGGTTACTAACTACTCCGAATCCAGAAATGAAAATGAATTCGATCCGTTAGGCAAGGGGTTTATACTCGATTTCGGAGATAATCTCAGGAGTAAGCGCGAACTCGATGCATCGATGGCTCCTGGAGATGACGGCGATAATACTAAAGTGCGGCTGTTGATTGATATGACTGAGTTAGACAACAGCACAGATGAGGGAGCAGGAGAGAGAGGGAGACAGGGAAACTAGGAGACGGAGGTGTAGGGAGTGTGGGGGAGTGGGGAAACTCCGAAGACTCCGAAGAAGAGGAACAAGACAAACTACTAACCCCTAACTGAATACCAAGAACCGCAGACGGAAAATACTAAAATACTTGTTCCCAACCTCTAGAAGAAGACAACTGTTGTGATGCATAATCAAAGTTCGCAGGTAGCAGACACTATGGGTTATTCATGCCTCTCGATTTTCGCAACGTCAATGCGCTTTGGTCATCTATTGTGGTAGAAACCTTATCTCGTCTGGGATTAACAGTTGCCGTAATCTGTCCCGGTTCTCGCTCATCGCCTTTAACGATTGCTTTTGCCCGACATCCCGCTATAGAAGCCATTCCGATTTTAGACGAGCGTTCTGCTGCCTTTTTTGCCTTGGGAATCGCCAAAAGAAAGGGATTGCCTGTCGCCCTAATCTGTACCTCTGGAACGGCAGGAGCGAATTTTTATCCCGCAGTCATCGAAGCGAAAGAAAGTCGCGTCTCTCTTATCATAATGACTGCCGATCGCCCGCCAGAATTGCGCCATTGCCATGCCGGACAAACGATCGATCAAGTGAAATTATATGGCAATTATCCCAACTGGCAAACTGAATTAGCCGTCCCTAGTTTGGATATGGGAATGCTGTGCTATTTGCGGCAAACCCTCATTCATGCTTGGGAGCGATCGCGCTTTCCTATCCCAGGAGTCGTCCATCTCAATTTTCCTTTTCGCGAACCTCTAGCCCCTATTCCTAACCCCGATACGGAAGCACTCGCATCCGAGTTTGACTCAGAAGAATTTTTTGCTCGAATCGTTAGCAGCGAAAATTACATTCATCCTTTATCTCGTATCCCTCTTCCCTTAGACAATTGGCAATCCTGCGAACGGGGCATTATTATTGCTGGCGTTATGAGTTCCCACCACAATAAAGAATATTGTCAAGCGATCGCGCGCCTGTCTTGCTTTCTTAATTATCCCGTTCTCGCGGAAGCACTCTCTCCCCTGAGAAATTATGCCGATCTCAATCCTTATTTAATTGCGACCTACGACCCGATTTTACGCGATCGCCAACTCGCTGAAAAATTAGCCCCAGAAATCGTCATTCAATTGGGCGAATTGCCTACTAGTAAAGAACTTCGCACTTGGTTAGAAACAACGCAACCCCACCGCTGGATCGTCGATCCGAGTTGGGAAAACTTCGATCCGCTTCATGGCAAAACGATTCATTTACGGACATCGATCGAACAATTAACTCATCATCTTCCAGAACCAGCGATCGCTAATCCAACCAACTATCTCAAATATTGGTGCGAGGCGGAAACACAAGTAAGACAAACGATCGACCGAACAATGCGAGCGATCGACCATTTTTTAGAAGGGAAAGCAGCTTGGTTACTTTCGCAAACTTTACCGCCAGATACGCCAATTTTTATTGCCAATAGTATGTCCGTGCGAGATTTAGAATTCTTTTGGATGCCCAGAAATAGTGGAATCATACCTTATTTTAATCGCGGAGCTAATGGAATTGACGGCACTTTATCGACTGCTTTAGGAATTGCCCATCGCCATCAAAGTAGCGTTTTGTTGACAGGAGATTTAGCACTGCTACATGATACTAATGGTTTTTTAATTAAACAGAAATTTATCGGTCATCTCACTATTATTTTAATTAACAATAATGGCGGAGGAATTTTTGAAATGTTACCGATTTCTCAATTCGAACCTCCATTTGAAGAGTTTTTTGCTACACCCCAAAATATTAATTTTGCAAAATTATGTGCGACTTATGAGGTTGAATATCAGCTTATTACTACTTGGAAACAGTTAGAGCAGTTATTAAATCCACTCCCAGAAATAGGAGTTCGCGTGCTGGAAGTGCAGACAGATCGCAAAGCTGATGCTCGTTGGTTACAAGATAATTTGAAAAAATTTGCAGGGGATAGATAATACCATTTTGAATTTTGGATTTGGAAACCCTTTCTATGATTGAATTCTGTAAATTCATCTGTCGCCTTCTTATTTCAAGAAGACAGAAGTCGGAAGTCAGAGGAGCGGGGGACTCAGAGATGGGGAGACTCGGAGACTTCTGAGACAAGGAGGACTCCGGCTAGTTAGCTGACAAATCTTTGTCTCCTCATCCCTAAATCCCTTCTCCCACAAGGGGCGAAGGGACTTCAGTCCAAAGTCTGAAGTTGAGAGATCCTCTCCCGCTCTGGGAGAGGGGTTGGGGTGAGGGCGATTTGAGTTTTGTCACTCAACCAGGGACTCCGAAGAAGAGCAAGAAGACAAACTACTAACCACTAACCAATAACTACTAATTACCCCTCAATCCTTTCATCCAAAATCGAAAATCCTTTCATCAAATGACTAATGACTAATGACCAATCCCCAATCCAAAATCGATCTTACTGCAGAAATTTACTCGAAGCGGATTTTTTACGATTTGACTAATGACCAATCCCCAATCCAAAATCGATCTTACTGCTCTAATTCTTTATCTCTTTTAGCTTTGAGTTCTCTAACACATTCTTGGCTAACACCAATTGCAAATCCCAGACCTGCGCCGATGATTCCATAATATTTGTAATGTAGGTCTGAATAGAATTGGCTTTCGTATCGAGGTTGATTGAAATCTTTTTGACCGATGTGAGCTGCGGCTAGTCCGAGAACCGAACCAAGGAGCGCAGTGATTATTCCTGAAAAGATAACCAGTTTGATATTCATGACTCTTTGACTCGTTCGAGCGATCGCGACATTTATTGCTCTAACATAATCCTATCTAGACTAGCCATCAATCAATATTAATTAGAACAAAAACTAACATTTCTTATCTTCATCGCAACAGCAGCAAAATCGTTTGCGTCAAACCAACAATAAACCCCAATATACCGCCCAAATTTACAATAGCTTGCAATTCATTTTTGACAATGCCTTGAATTGCTAACTCTAACTCTTGAGGAGAAGTCGCTTGAACTCTAGCAATAATCACTTGGTCGATCGATAAAATCGGAATGATTTGTTCTACTAGCTTTTCTAAATCTTCTTCCAAATAGCGCTCTAAAATTAGGGCGAGTTCTCGACCGATAGTTTCCAAAGAACTGGTAACGGCTTGGGAAGATTGAAGTCGATTGACGATTAATGAAGCTATTTGCTCCCAGTCAACCGACTTCCCAAACTCTTGCAAGAATTCGGCACCACTTTCTTGAATATAGGTACGAACTATATCGCGAATGGTTTTGCGCAATTGTCGCACTGTGGAAATCGGCAAATGTTGTAAAGAAAGGCTTTGTAACCAGGTTCTCAGGCGATTTCGAGCCTCTAAGGAGAGCAATAGCTCTTTTAGACGAGTATTTGCAATTTCTTTCTCGTCGA
It includes:
- the menD gene encoding 2-succinyl-5-enolpyruvyl-6-hydroxy-3-cyclohexene-1-carboxylic-acid synthase, producing MPLDFRNVNALWSSIVVETLSRLGLTVAVICPGSRSSPLTIAFARHPAIEAIPILDERSAAFFALGIAKRKGLPVALICTSGTAGANFYPAVIEAKESRVSLIIMTADRPPELRHCHAGQTIDQVKLYGNYPNWQTELAVPSLDMGMLCYLRQTLIHAWERSRFPIPGVVHLNFPFREPLAPIPNPDTEALASEFDSEEFFARIVSSENYIHPLSRIPLPLDNWQSCERGIIIAGVMSSHHNKEYCQAIARLSCFLNYPVLAEALSPLRNYADLNPYLIATYDPILRDRQLAEKLAPEIVIQLGELPTSKELRTWLETTQPHRWIVDPSWENFDPLHGKTIHLRTSIEQLTHHLPEPAIANPTNYLKYWCEAETQVRQTIDRTMRAIDHFLEGKAAWLLSQTLPPDTPIFIANSMSVRDLEFFWMPRNSGIIPYFNRGANGIDGTLSTALGIAHRHQSSVLLTGDLALLHDTNGFLIKQKFIGHLTIILINNNGGGIFEMLPISQFEPPFEEFFATPQNINFAKLCATYEVEYQLITTWKQLEQLLNPLPEIGVRVLEVQTDRKADARWLQDNLKKFAGDR